One window of the Eucalyptus grandis isolate ANBG69807.140 chromosome 8, ASM1654582v1, whole genome shotgun sequence genome contains the following:
- the LOC120287744 gene encoding histidine kinase 3-like, whose translation MDQKVPPRLFFLAKSISSTRSDNVTSDAHSPAVIMKPLRASMVAACLQRTMGNMGNKGNCRNGEVSRLSLQHLLLGRKILIVDDNKVNLKVAAGALKRYGAESGKEAISLLTPPHSFYACFMDIQMPGMDGFEATKTIRDMEKNVNRKIQLGEVSAEAQGNVLNWHVPILAMPADVSHATHEQCMKCEMDGYVLKPFEAEQLYREVS comes from the exons ATGGACCAAAAGGTTCCTCCAAGACTCTTCTTTTTAGCAAAATCCATTAGTTCAACCCGGAGTGACAATGTGACTTCTGATGCTCATAGTCCTGCTGTCATCATGAAACCTCTAAGGGCTAGTATGGTGGCCGCTTGTCTACAGCGAACCATGGGTAACATGGGGAACAAGGGAAATTGCCGCAACGGCGAAGTCTCTAGGTTATCTCTGCAGCATCTTCTCCTAGGAAGAAAAATTCTAATCGTAGATGACAATAAGGTGAATCTTAAAGTGGCTGCGGGTGCATTGAAAAGATACGGAGCTGAAAGTGGGAAAGAGGCGATTAGTTTGCTTACACCACCACACAGCTTCTATGCTTGCTTCATGGATATCCAGATGCCGGGAATGGATGG GTTTGAAGCTACGAAAACAATCCGAGACATGGAAAAAAATGTCAACCGGAAAATCCAACTTGGGGAAGTATCTGCAGAAGCACAAGGAAACGTCTTGAATTGGCATGTGCCCATCTTGGCCATGCCGGCGGACGTGAGTCATGCGACTCACGAACAGTGCATGAAGTGTGAAATGGATGGATATGTTTTGAAGCCTTTCGAAGCAGAACAACTTTATCGGGAAGTTTCGTGA